The Pantanalinema sp. genome contains a region encoding:
- a CDS encoding HAMP domain-containing sensor histidine kinase: MPRLRNHRRLQAVLATLEGLPGEEAVLLQALVDHLGFEQAGLYRREPRSQALVWVAGTPAEASPEHRSLPMDAMESGLALVDGFVAGLPLKGRLQTVGLLVLGRRRQGVRLSEVERQTLAQACGVFALGLENQWLGRAKIDQRLATLRAQEESELQKRLSAVVSHQLKTPLLLGQGMLKDAIDAIDDRARVAKRLDKLITSLTRFERNVMQNFDRNGIALDRYRLDVRPVPLAPLIGRCLDELRYPLKKREAELVIEAPGDIEVLADCARLEIVFDNLLSNALKVLPTGGALAVLARVAGEHAEILVRDTGPGICEARRGALFEQQPPNPADPTSTGVGLSICREYMGAMQGAIALDSTGPEGTTFRLTLRIARKSAASTLEAAPEGRRS, from the coding sequence TTGCCCCGCCTACGCAACCACCGTCGCCTCCAGGCCGTGCTCGCCACCCTCGAGGGGCTGCCCGGCGAGGAGGCCGTGCTGCTCCAGGCCCTGGTCGATCACCTGGGGTTCGAGCAAGCGGGCCTCTACCGGCGCGAGCCGCGCTCGCAGGCGCTCGTCTGGGTCGCGGGCACCCCCGCCGAGGCCTCCCCCGAGCACCGCTCGCTTCCCATGGACGCCATGGAGAGCGGTCTTGCGCTCGTCGACGGCTTCGTGGCGGGCCTCCCCCTCAAGGGCCGCCTCCAGACCGTCGGCCTCCTGGTGCTCGGGCGACGAAGGCAAGGCGTTCGCCTCTCGGAGGTGGAGCGGCAGACCCTCGCCCAGGCCTGCGGCGTCTTCGCCCTGGGGCTCGAGAACCAGTGGCTCGGCCGCGCCAAGATCGACCAGCGCCTCGCCACCCTCAGGGCCCAGGAGGAGAGCGAGCTGCAGAAGCGGCTCAGCGCGGTGGTCTCCCACCAGCTCAAGACGCCGCTGCTGTTGGGACAGGGCATGCTCAAGGACGCCATCGACGCCATCGACGACCGCGCGCGGGTCGCCAAGCGCCTCGACAAGCTCATCACCTCGCTGACGCGCTTCGAGCGCAACGTCATGCAGAACTTCGACCGCAACGGCATCGCCCTCGATCGCTACCGGCTCGACGTGCGCCCCGTGCCGCTCGCGCCGCTCATCGGGCGCTGCCTGGACGAGCTGCGCTACCCGCTCAAGAAGCGCGAGGCCGAGCTCGTGATCGAGGCGCCCGGCGACATCGAGGTGCTCGCGGACTGCGCCCGGCTCGAGATCGTCTTCGACAACCTGCTCTCCAACGCCCTCAAGGTCCTGCCGACCGGAGGCGCGCTCGCCGTCCTCGCCCGGGTCGCGGGCGAGCACGCGGAGATCCTGGTGCGCGACACCGGCCCCGGCATCTGCGAGGCGAGGCGAGGCGCGCTCTTCGAGCAGCAGCCCCCCAACCCCGCGGACCCCACCTCGACCGGGGTCGGGCTCTCCATCTGCCGCGAGTACATGGGGGCCATGCAGGGCGCGATCGCCCTCGACTCCACCGGCCCGGAGGGGACGACCTTCCGCCTGACGCTCAGGATCGCGCGAAAAAGCGCCGCCTCCACTCTGGAGGCGGCGCCCGAAGGTCGTCGAAGCTAG
- the hemH gene encoding ferrochelatase — MEATGVLLINLGTPNAPVTAEVRDYLAEFLGDSRVLDMPAPVRKLLLNLVILPFRPRKSAAAYREIWTEGGSPLRCHSDDLLARVREALGPEVPVEFAMRYGTPSIESALHVLRRQGVNRLVVLPLYPQQASSTGGSSLQEVYRVAGTCYNVPSLHVVAPFYEHPAYVRASAAVARPVVADFEPDHVLFSFHGLPERQIRKGDDAGSHCLVSEGCCARITEANRNCYRAQCYASARAIAGALSLSPERYSVSFQSRLGRIPWIQPHTEEMLVRLAEKGVKRLAVVCPAFTADCLETLEEIGIRARATFVSAGGEDLRLVPSLNAHPEWVEAIKELLTPYLTTRQAAPALPSSGS, encoded by the coding sequence GTGGAAGCCACCGGAGTCCTGCTCATCAACCTGGGCACCCCCAACGCCCCCGTGACCGCCGAGGTCCGGGACTACCTGGCCGAGTTCCTGGGGGATTCGCGCGTCCTCGACATGCCCGCCCCGGTGCGCAAGCTGCTCCTGAACCTCGTCATCCTGCCCTTCAGGCCCAGGAAGTCCGCCGCGGCCTACCGCGAGATCTGGACCGAAGGGGGCTCGCCTTTGCGCTGTCACAGCGACGACCTGCTCGCACGGGTGCGCGAGGCCCTGGGCCCCGAAGTGCCGGTGGAGTTCGCCATGCGCTACGGCACCCCCTCGATCGAGTCGGCGCTGCACGTCCTGCGCCGGCAGGGCGTCAACCGGCTGGTGGTGCTGCCCCTGTACCCGCAGCAGGCCTCGTCCACCGGCGGCTCGTCGCTCCAGGAGGTCTACCGGGTCGCGGGCACCTGCTACAACGTCCCTTCCCTGCACGTGGTGGCGCCGTTCTACGAGCACCCGGCCTACGTGCGGGCCTCGGCCGCGGTCGCCCGGCCCGTCGTGGCCGACTTCGAACCCGATCACGTCCTCTTCAGCTTCCACGGCCTGCCCGAGCGCCAGATCCGCAAGGGGGACGACGCCGGCAGCCACTGCCTGGTGAGCGAGGGCTGCTGCGCGCGCATCACCGAGGCCAACCGCAACTGCTACCGGGCCCAGTGCTACGCGAGCGCCCGGGCGATCGCTGGCGCCCTTTCGCTGAGCCCCGAGCGCTACAGCGTCTCGTTCCAGTCCCGGCTGGGGCGCATCCCCTGGATCCAGCCCCACACCGAGGAGATGCTCGTGCGCCTGGCCGAGAAGGGCGTCAAGCGCCTCGCCGTCGTGTGCCCCGCCTTCACCGCGGACTGCCTGGAGACGCTCGAGGAGATCGGCATCCGAGCGAGGGCCACCTTCGTTTCGGCGGGCGGCGAGGACCTGCGTCTGGTGCCGTCGCTCAACGCGCACCCCGAGTGGGTGGAGGCCATCAAGGAGCTGCTGACGCCCTACCTGACGACGCGCCAAGCCGCTCCCGCTCTGCCTTCTTCAGGCTCCTGA
- a CDS encoding glycoside hydrolase family 13 protein, translating into MSRPWGNEVVYHLFVDRFRNGDPELDVRPGAFAFHGRPVATSKSKRALTGDRTHQHTFYNGDLKGIRDALPYLQDLGVTVLLLTPIFASRSTHRYDTDDYLRLDPHVGTDADFEGLVDDLHRRGMKLALDGVFGHTSFEHPWYRDPALRRKHYRLRPDGTAETWLGWGVLPKLDTDDPETQDKLLEVIDRWKGVDAWRLDAAQHLPESFLRRFRARLKARNPEAIVIAEEWEAVASQLRDGLYDGVLNFQFRRPVVDFFRGEIGAEAMVRRLSVYLETYPGAALRHCWNLLDNHDTERFFGNFARDAQRLRPALALQTLLPGTPHLYYGDEIGMTARNSHESRAPMVWEPRRWDRAVLEAYREFLGLRREHPVFAEGGLRWVHASNRARTVAFVREDATARALVAVNAGDYDQAVAFEGRQVIVKAHDARVVFT; encoded by the coding sequence GTGAGTCGCCCCTGGGGCAACGAGGTCGTCTATCACCTCTTCGTGGACCGCTTCCGGAACGGCGACCCGGAGCTCGACGTGCGGCCCGGCGCCTTCGCCTTCCACGGCCGGCCCGTCGCCACCTCCAAGAGCAAGCGCGCCCTCACGGGCGATCGCACCCACCAGCACACCTTCTACAACGGCGACCTCAAAGGGATCCGCGACGCCCTGCCCTACCTGCAGGACCTGGGCGTCACGGTGCTCTTGCTCACGCCCATCTTCGCGAGCCGCTCCACCCACCGCTACGACACCGACGACTACCTGCGGCTGGATCCGCACGTGGGCACCGACGCCGACTTCGAGGGCCTGGTGGACGACCTCCACCGGCGCGGGATGAAGCTCGCCCTCGACGGGGTCTTCGGCCACACCAGCTTCGAGCACCCCTGGTACCGCGACCCGGCCCTGCGCAGGAAGCACTACCGCCTGAGGCCGGACGGCACCGCCGAGACGTGGCTCGGCTGGGGCGTGCTGCCCAAGCTCGACACCGACGACCCCGAGACCCAGGACAAGCTGCTCGAGGTGATCGACCGCTGGAAGGGCGTGGACGCGTGGCGGCTGGATGCGGCCCAGCACCTGCCCGAGAGCTTCCTTCGGCGCTTCCGCGCGCGCCTCAAGGCCCGCAACCCCGAGGCGATCGTCATCGCCGAGGAGTGGGAGGCCGTCGCCTCCCAGCTGCGCGACGGGCTCTACGACGGGGTGCTCAACTTCCAGTTCCGGCGGCCGGTGGTGGACTTCTTCCGCGGCGAGATCGGTGCCGAGGCCATGGTGCGCAGGCTCTCGGTCTACCTCGAGACCTACCCGGGCGCGGCCCTGCGCCACTGCTGGAACCTGCTCGACAACCACGACACCGAGCGCTTCTTCGGCAATTTCGCCCGCGACGCGCAGCGCCTGCGCCCGGCTCTCGCCCTCCAGACCCTCCTGCCCGGCACCCCGCACCTCTACTACGGCGACGAGATCGGCATGACCGCGCGCAACTCCCACGAGTCGCGCGCCCCCATGGTCTGGGAGCCCCGCAGGTGGGACCGCGCCGTCCTCGAGGCGTACCGGGAGTTCCTGGGCCTGCGCAGGGAGCATCCGGTCTTCGCCGAGGGGGGCTTGCGCTGGGTCCACGCCTCGAACCGGGCCAGGACGGTGGCCTTCGTCCGGGAGGATGCGACCGCGCGCGCCCTGGTTGCCGTCAACGCGGGGGACTACGACCAGGCCGTGGCCTTCGAGGGCCGTCAAGTCATCGTGAAGGCGCACGACGCGCGAGTCGTTTTCACCTGA
- the galT gene encoding galactose-1-phosphate uridylyltransferase, with protein sequence MSELRWNPINEEWVVTATHRQDRTFMPPADYCPICPTRPGGFPTEVPAADYEYVVFENKFPSFRPHPDAPAIEGTDLMPVRSAVGACEVVLYTPRHEGTLADRTVLEIERLVRVWQDRYRVLGARSEIAYVFIFENKGEAIGVTLPHPHGQIYAFGYLPPKIERELSSQAKYHAKTGRCLHCDVLDEERRDARRIVAENAHFVALVPFYARYPYEVHLYAKGHVEAIDEFDREARLDLAAMLKTVMLKYDGLFGFSLPYMMVMHQRPTDGEDHPGCHFHVEFYPPNRTAQKLKYLAGCESGAGTFINDTLPEEKAAELRAIPADNIR encoded by the coding sequence ATGTCCGAGCTGCGCTGGAACCCCATCAACGAGGAGTGGGTCGTCACCGCCACCCACCGGCAGGACCGCACCTTCATGCCGCCCGCGGACTACTGCCCGATCTGCCCGACCAGGCCCGGCGGCTTCCCCACCGAGGTGCCCGCCGCCGACTACGAGTACGTGGTCTTCGAGAACAAGTTCCCCTCCTTCCGGCCCCACCCCGACGCCCCCGCGATCGAGGGGACCGACCTGATGCCGGTGCGCAGCGCCGTGGGCGCCTGCGAGGTGGTGCTGTACACCCCCAGGCACGAGGGCACGCTCGCGGATCGCACCGTCCTCGAGATCGAGCGCCTCGTTAGGGTCTGGCAGGACCGCTACCGGGTGCTCGGGGCGCGCAGCGAGATCGCCTACGTCTTCATCTTCGAGAACAAGGGGGAGGCCATCGGGGTGACGCTCCCCCACCCCCACGGCCAGATCTACGCCTTCGGCTACCTGCCCCCCAAGATCGAACGCGAGCTTTCAAGCCAGGCCAAGTACCACGCCAAAACGGGCCGCTGCCTGCACTGCGACGTGCTCGATGAGGAGCGCAGGGACGCGCGCCGGATCGTCGCCGAGAACGCCCACTTCGTCGCCCTCGTCCCCTTCTACGCCCGCTACCCCTACGAGGTGCACCTCTACGCCAAGGGGCACGTCGAGGCGATCGACGAATTCGACCGGGAGGCCCGGCTGGATCTCGCGGCCATGCTCAAGACGGTGATGCTCAAGTACGACGGCCTCTTCGGCTTCAGCCTGCCCTACATGATGGTCATGCACCAGCGGCCCACCGACGGCGAGGATCACCCGGGCTGTCACTTCCACGTCGAGTTCTACCCGCCCAACCGGACCGCCCAGAAGCTCAAGTACCTGGCCGGCTGCGAGTCGGGAGCGGGCACCTTCATCAACGACACCTTGCCCGAAGAGAAGGCCGCCGAGCTCAGGGCGATCCCGGCGGATAACATTCGCTAG
- the ybaK gene encoding Cys-tRNA(Pro) deacylase codes for MKTNAVRLLDQAKVPYRLVDYEVDEADLSAESVARKIGMREEEVFKTLALKGDKTGVLLVLVPAGTELDLKAAAGASGNKRCEMLPLKDVQPVTGYIRGGVSPIGTKKRFPVYLDRSALDHATISISAGVRGTQILLAPSDLVRMVQATLATVARPAGSPQPEV; via the coding sequence GTGAAGACCAACGCCGTTCGCCTGCTGGACCAGGCCAAGGTGCCCTACCGCCTCGTCGACTACGAGGTGGACGAGGCGGACCTGTCGGCCGAGTCGGTCGCGCGCAAGATCGGCATGCGCGAGGAGGAGGTCTTCAAGACCCTCGCCCTCAAGGGCGACAAGACCGGCGTGCTGCTGGTGCTGGTGCCGGCGGGCACCGAGCTGGACCTCAAGGCGGCTGCCGGCGCGAGCGGCAACAAGCGCTGCGAGATGCTGCCCCTCAAGGACGTTCAGCCCGTGACCGGCTACATCCGGGGCGGCGTCTCGCCCATCGGCACCAAGAAGCGCTTTCCGGTCTACCTGGACCGAAGCGCCCTCGATCATGCCACGATCAGCATCAGCGCGGGGGTGCGGGGGACCCAGATCCTGCTTGCGCCCTCGGACCTGGTGCGCATGGTGCAGGCGACGCTCGCGACCGTTGCCAGGCCTGCCGGTTCGCCGCAGCCGGAGGTATGA
- a CDS encoding MmcQ/YjbR family DNA-binding protein, translating to MDTSTFEALCAPKAGVSASYPFGPDAHVFKVLDKMFALVAVGSAPLHVSLKCDPERALILRETHPAIQPGYHLNKRHWNTLTLDGSLSDELVRQLVDHSYELVVRSLKKAERERLGASSGRASAAP from the coding sequence ATGGACACGAGCACCTTCGAGGCCCTCTGCGCGCCCAAGGCCGGGGTGAGTGCCTCCTACCCGTTCGGGCCGGACGCCCACGTCTTCAAGGTCCTGGACAAGATGTTCGCGCTGGTCGCGGTGGGAAGCGCGCCTTTGCATGTCAGCCTCAAGTGCGACCCCGAGCGCGCCTTGATCCTGCGCGAGACCCACCCCGCCATCCAGCCGGGCTACCACCTGAACAAGCGCCACTGGAACACCCTGACGCTGGACGGCAGCCTCTCGGACGAGCTGGTGCGACAGCTCGTCGACCACTCCTACGAGCTGGTCGTCAGGAGCCTGAAGAAGGCAGAGCGGGAGCGGCTTGGCGCGTCGTCAGGTAGGGCGTCAGCAGCTCCTTGA
- a CDS encoding carboxypeptidase-like regulatory domain-containing protein, whose protein sequence is MLQARRLLIPALSLVMAIALSACGMTSQVAPSAIHQSASDAVDSSAQDFTDEEAVKASSLNSSGDLDTKEFGEFESALGRTATALTAAERQTSGLFDSAGGVFSVKRTTKIGYVRSIEDGKYLLTLKKETTKISVTGSDGKRDRRIEGYLNRKVVLRGIAMANGQLMVEHIITIPTFKSVTDLFFKGRLAGTVYIASNNQGLVGALVVAKAGTTGYLYRTQTDRQGNFSFSGLEPDTYSLTVGLGGFKGVSQSGIGVVKGKKTSLMFPMTPAN, encoded by the coding sequence ATGCTGCAAGCTCGCAGGCTCTTGATCCCGGCCCTCTCGCTCGTGATGGCGATCGCCCTCAGCGCGTGCGGGATGACCTCCCAGGTTGCGCCCAGCGCGATCCACCAGAGCGCGTCGGACGCGGTCGACTCCAGCGCCCAGGACTTCACCGACGAGGAGGCCGTCAAGGCATCCAGCCTCAACAGCAGCGGCGATCTCGACACCAAGGAGTTCGGCGAGTTCGAATCGGCGCTCGGCCGTACGGCGACCGCGCTGACGGCCGCCGAGCGCCAGACCTCGGGCCTCTTCGATTCGGCCGGCGGCGTCTTCTCGGTCAAGCGCACCACCAAGATCGGCTACGTGCGCTCGATCGAGGACGGCAAGTACCTGCTGACCCTCAAGAAGGAAACGACCAAGATCTCGGTCACCGGCAGCGACGGCAAGCGCGATCGCCGCATCGAGGGCTACCTCAACCGCAAGGTCGTGCTGCGCGGCATCGCCATGGCCAACGGCCAGCTGATGGTCGAGCACATCATCACCATCCCGACCTTCAAGTCGGTCACGGACCTCTTCTTCAAGGGCCGTCTCGCGGGCACCGTCTACATCGCGAGCAACAACCAGGGCCTCGTCGGCGCGCTGGTCGTCGCCAAGGCCGGCACCACCGGCTACCTGTACCGGACTCAGACCGACCGCCAGGGCAACTTCTCGTTCTCCGGCCTCGAGCCCGACACCTACTCGCTGACGGTCGGCCTCGGCGGCTTCAAGGGCGTCTCGCAGAGCGGGATCGGCGTGGTCAAGGGCAAGAAGACCAGCCTGATGTTCCCGATGACCCCCGCAAACTAG
- a CDS encoding response regulator: protein MKKTILIVEDHPDALEFFEEVLEEHGYQVLTAENGRKGLDLAQANKLDALLLDVNVPQLTGREIYEALRKQAKYKNLPIVFITADQGGDVSDLVAKPHTHYMKKAIDIHRLVELLAEILG, encoded by the coding sequence ATGAAGAAGACTATCTTGATCGTTGAAGACCACCCGGACGCCCTCGAGTTCTTCGAAGAGGTGCTCGAGGAGCATGGCTACCAGGTCCTGACCGCCGAGAACGGCCGCAAGGGCCTCGATCTCGCCCAGGCCAACAAGCTCGACGCGCTGCTCCTGGACGTCAACGTCCCCCAGCTGACCGGCCGCGAGATCTACGAGGCCCTGCGCAAGCAGGCCAAGTACAAGAACCTCCCCATCGTCTTCATCACCGCGGACCAGGGGGGCGACGTCTCGGACCTCGTCGCCAAGCCGCACACCCACTACATGAAGAAGGCGATCGACATCCACCGCCTGGTCGAGCTGCTCGCGGAAATCCTCGGCTAG
- a CDS encoding M14 family metallopeptidase produces the protein MFKRSLRTALSLLAASTIAGCGLMSGPLGGDGEGAPIAFSSKDQIVAVEMTYKQRDQLNALVNAGADIWSVDRKAMRLKGALNQAQYEKAKQLGFKVTRRSDRYLNNTFDKGYHTYDTMLAELKDVAAKYPQLVELQDIGDGWEKNQGKGSRDIWAIHFKKAGTGKPTVLFAGCHHARELVTPEMVLGMVHHLADGYGKDAEVTAAVDNRDIWLVPMVNPDGHALAAKGGNQRKNTNNVTGGKSRLGVDLNRNYDASWGTAGDSSNPESDTFRGAKAFSEPETQTMRDLMLRIKPVVYLTFHSFSNAVMWSWDKKDEPAPDKRLAPIGQAMGKLSGYDAYQGSKMYVNSGDDVDWAFEKLGTLAYTVEVGSYNDGFDPPFSRVSRFWDENRPMMLFALKIADNPDAIFGPKVEAAGTTGTISLEAEDAVTQAEYFVGRPGAAGTGTAMRVADRKAVAAVRSASRQVVYVHAKGANGAWGPWGTAWSN, from the coding sequence TTGTTCAAGCGCTCGCTCCGCACCGCCCTCTCGCTCCTTGCCGCGTCCACGATCGCGGGCTGCGGTCTCATGTCAGGCCCCCTGGGCGGCGACGGCGAGGGTGCGCCCATCGCCTTCAGCTCGAAGGACCAGATCGTCGCCGTCGAGATGACCTACAAGCAGCGCGACCAGCTCAACGCCCTGGTCAACGCCGGCGCGGACATCTGGTCGGTCGATCGCAAGGCCATGCGCCTCAAGGGCGCGCTCAACCAGGCGCAGTACGAGAAGGCCAAGCAGCTCGGCTTCAAGGTCACCCGCCGCAGCGATCGCTACCTCAACAACACCTTCGACAAGGGTTACCACACCTACGACACCATGCTCGCCGAGCTCAAGGACGTCGCGGCCAAGTACCCCCAGCTGGTCGAGCTGCAGGACATCGGCGACGGCTGGGAGAAGAACCAGGGCAAGGGCAGCCGCGACATCTGGGCGATCCACTTCAAGAAGGCCGGCACCGGCAAGCCCACCGTGCTCTTCGCCGGCTGCCACCACGCCCGCGAGCTGGTGACCCCCGAGATGGTGCTCGGCATGGTCCATCACCTGGCCGACGGCTACGGCAAGGACGCCGAGGTGACCGCCGCCGTCGACAACCGCGACATCTGGCTGGTGCCCATGGTCAACCCGGACGGTCACGCGCTCGCGGCCAAGGGCGGCAACCAGCGCAAGAACACCAACAACGTCACCGGCGGCAAGAGCCGCCTGGGCGTGGACCTCAACCGCAACTACGACGCGTCGTGGGGCACCGCGGGCGACTCGAGCAACCCCGAGTCCGACACCTTCCGCGGCGCCAAGGCCTTCTCGGAGCCCGAGACCCAGACCATGCGCGACCTGATGCTCCGCATCAAGCCGGTCGTGTACCTGACCTTCCACTCCTTCAGCAACGCGGTCATGTGGTCCTGGGACAAGAAGGACGAGCCGGCCCCGGACAAGCGCCTCGCGCCCATCGGCCAGGCCATGGGCAAGCTCTCGGGCTACGACGCCTACCAGGGCAGCAAGATGTACGTCAACAGCGGCGACGACGTGGACTGGGCCTTCGAGAAGCTTGGAACCCTCGCCTACACCGTCGAGGTCGGCAGCTACAACGACGGCTTCGATCCCCCCTTCTCGCGGGTCTCCAGGTTCTGGGACGAGAACCGCCCCATGATGCTCTTCGCCCTCAAGATCGCCGACAACCCCGACGCGATCTTCGGGCCCAAGGTCGAGGCCGCCGGCACCACCGGCACGATCAGCCTCGAGGCCGAGGACGCCGTCACCCAGGCCGAGTACTTCGTCGGCCGCCCCGGCGCCGCCGGCACCGGGACCGCCATGCGCGTCGCGGACCGCAAGGCCGTGGCTGCCGTCCGCTCGGCGTCGCGCCAGGTCGTCTACGTCCACGCCAAGGGCGCGAACGGTGCCTGGGGCCCCTGGGGCACCGCCTGGAGCAACTAG
- a CDS encoding class I SAM-dependent methyltransferase has product MTAIFWNERFKQEAYVYGEAPNDFVATHGHLLPPGSRVLSLGEGEGRNATHLAARGSLVTALDSSEEGFEKLKRLAEKRGVTVETVLGDVTTSDMGTDRWDAILDIYCHLPGAVRGRLYENIRRALKPGGMFMTEQFAPGQLAYQSGGPKDLDMLLPLSELTAAFDGWEVLVASEEVVQLDEGPFHQGAAAVTRFIARKP; this is encoded by the coding sequence ATGACAGCCATCTTCTGGAACGAGCGCTTCAAGCAGGAAGCCTACGTCTACGGGGAGGCCCCCAACGACTTCGTCGCCACCCACGGCCACCTGTTGCCTCCAGGCAGCCGGGTCCTGAGCCTCGGCGAGGGAGAGGGGCGCAACGCCACCCACCTGGCGGCCCGAGGATCCCTCGTGACGGCCCTGGACAGCTCGGAGGAAGGCTTCGAGAAGCTCAAGCGCCTGGCTGAAAAGCGGGGGGTGACGGTCGAGACCGTGCTCGGTGACGTCACCACGAGCGACATGGGCACCGACCGGTGGGATGCCATCCTCGACATCTACTGCCACCTGCCGGGAGCGGTGCGAGGCCGGCTTTACGAGAACATCCGGCGGGCCCTCAAGCCCGGCGGGATGTTCATGACCGAGCAGTTCGCCCCCGGCCAGCTCGCCTATCAGAGCGGGGGGCCCAAGGACCTCGACATGCTGCTGCCCCTCTCGGAGCTCACGGCCGCCTTCGACGGCTGGGAAGTCCTGGTCGCAAGCGAGGAGGTCGTCCAGCTGGACGAGGGACCGTTCCACCAGGGGGCGGCGGCCGTCACCCGGTTCATCGCGCGGAAGCCTTAG
- a CDS encoding YeeE/YedE thiosulfate transporter family protein produces MDLAFGLLIGIGMGALIQRVRASSPGMIARNLRLENLSIIKFMALAIAVGAVASYVLAGFVPMHFSIKPTYVLGVLAGGLVFGLGFGLAGYCPGTCVVGAAEGRKDALFTLAGGLGGALAFTLAFPALERSLITPFNYGKITLADLIHLPPLGIAVGLALILAAFAFLAPTQLRRPS; encoded by the coding sequence ATGGACCTCGCCTTCGGCCTCTTGATCGGGATCGGCATGGGCGCCTTGATCCAGCGCGTCCGCGCCTCGAGCCCGGGCATGATCGCCCGCAACCTGCGGCTCGAGAACCTTTCGATCATCAAGTTCATGGCCCTTGCGATCGCCGTGGGGGCCGTCGCCTCCTATGTGCTCGCCGGCTTCGTCCCGATGCACTTCTCGATCAAGCCCACCTACGTGCTCGGGGTCCTGGCCGGAGGCCTGGTCTTCGGGCTGGGCTTCGGCCTGGCGGGCTATTGCCCCGGCACGTGCGTGGTGGGTGCCGCCGAGGGGCGCAAGGACGCCCTCTTCACCCTCGCCGGCGGCCTCGGGGGAGCCCTCGCCTTCACCCTCGCCTTCCCCGCCCTGGAGCGGAGCTTGATCACTCCCTTCAACTACGGGAAAATCACCCTGGCGGATCTCATCCACCTGCCGCCGCTCGGGATCGCCGTCGGCCTCGCCCTGATCCTGGCGGCCTTCGCGTTCCTGGCCCCCACCCAGCTCAGGCGCCCTTCGTGA
- a CDS encoding DUF302 domain-containing protein, whose amino-acid sequence MQFAIETYGLGGKVQLDHATALERTKEALKANGFGVLSEIDVQAIFKAKLGVDRPPYVILGACNPGLAHQALGIEPDLGLLLPCNVVVYEDAQGVWVKAIEPAKMLSVVENPAVEPIATQVRALLERVLLAIEG is encoded by the coding sequence ATGCAATTCGCCATCGAGACCTACGGGCTGGGCGGCAAGGTCCAGCTCGACCACGCCACCGCCCTCGAAAGGACCAAGGAGGCCCTGAAGGCCAACGGCTTCGGCGTCCTGTCCGAGATCGACGTGCAGGCGATCTTCAAGGCCAAGCTCGGGGTCGATCGGCCGCCGTACGTGATCCTGGGGGCGTGCAACCCCGGCCTCGCCCACCAGGCCCTCGGCATCGAGCCCGACCTCGGGCTGCTCCTGCCGTGCAACGTGGTGGTCTACGAGGACGCGCAGGGGGTCTGGGTCAAGGCCATCGAGCCGGCCAAGATGCTCTCGGTGGTCGAGAACCCCGCCGTCGAGCCGATCGCCACGCAGGTGCGCGCCCTGCTGGAGCGCGTCCTCCTGGCGATCGAAGGCTAA
- a CDS encoding YeeE/YedE thiosulfate transporter family protein produces MPSASTSEAEPRFGRLGVGFGLLGAASIALFGPIGVSTTYPRAVGAMLERLFPSFAASQPYLVQIGGLVRPETAIVLGLVIGGLLASRLSGERAPGVELVHAHERSRALRYLTAFIGGFLLLFGARLAGGCTSGHVISGIMQLSVSGLIFGAGVFATGIPTAKLLQKGR; encoded by the coding sequence ATGCCCTCCGCTTCCACCTCCGAGGCCGAGCCTCGCTTCGGCCGCCTCGGCGTCGGGTTCGGGCTCCTGGGCGCGGCGTCCATCGCCCTCTTCGGGCCGATCGGCGTCTCGACCACCTACCCCAGGGCCGTCGGCGCGATGCTCGAGCGCCTCTTTCCCTCCTTCGCGGCCTCCCAGCCCTACCTCGTGCAGATCGGGGGCCTGGTGCGCCCCGAGACCGCGATCGTGCTCGGGCTCGTGATCGGGGGGCTCCTCGCAAGTCGCCTCTCGGGGGAGCGAGCACCCGGCGTCGAGCTGGTCCATGCGCACGAGCGCTCCCGCGCGCTGCGCTACCTCACGGCCTTCATCGGGGGCTTCCTGCTGCTCTTCGGAGCCCGCCTCGCCGGGGGGTGCACCAGCGGGCACGTCATCTCGGGGATCATGCAGCTCTCGGTGAGCGGGCTGATCTTCGGCGCCGGGGTCTTCGCCACCGGCATCCCCACCGCCAAGCTCTTGCAGAAAGGACGCTGA